The Phycodurus eques isolate BA_2022a chromosome 8, UOR_Pequ_1.1, whole genome shotgun sequence nucleotide sequence CATACCATGTTTGGGGGGGGAATTACAGTATACAAcaagaaaatgttaaataaatatttcaactttttgtCTCATCATCTCTTTTCATTCCATGCAAAGGATGATTAGTTCCAGAGgtttgtgagaataaagtcatactttTTCTAGCAAATattatgataatttttttttaaatagaaaaacaagttataatattatgagattaaagttgcacttttttgaggtctttttttttttttttttttttttaacccctatAAGAAATTAgtacaatattacaagaaaaaaaaaacataagatttttttttaaaagctgggATTCATCAAGATTAAAGTTGCAATTTTAGAAGAAAACAAGGTCATATTTTCTTACAGAAAACAAAGGCGCAAaactgagtaaaaaaaaaaaaaagaagttgatATGAtcccaaaaattattatttattttttttaaactgaaaggTCACAAGATTAAATGTTTGTgagaataatatattttattttctacaaaaaaaaaaaaaaaaattatattacaaGATGAAAGTTTTAttctttttggggaaaaaagattcCAATATAGTAtattcattcatcaattttcaacaGCACttatggagcctatcccagctgacctcggGCGAAAGGCcgactacaccccgaactggtcgccagtcagtcgcagggcacacacgggcacggacaaccatccgcactcacgtgcacaccgccactgagtgggcactgaacccacgctgcccgcaccaaagtcaggcgagtgcaccgcTACATCGGTGGGCAATATTGTACGTTACAAGATTCAAACTGAAATTCTGAAAGAATAAAGCCATTTtctagaaaaagaaaaaaatctcataaTACAAGACTAAAGtcgtaatttttttccaaaagcgTTTTCATAAATATGACATTATCATTGTAAGCGTACGAACACGAAGCCGTAATATGAGATGTtgtcgttttatttatttattttgttttttaagaatgtttttatatttaaaaagtaacGTTCTTGGAATACACACATTATTTTACATGGCCGTCATGTTTCTGGCAAAATCGAGGATAAAGCTGAGGAAAACAAAAGTGTAATGTGAGGGGGGAAAActgttttatttgttctacaaaaaacaaagtttgtctTAGAATAAAAGATCCTATTTTAACaagtaaatagaaaaaaaaaaaaccacaagacTTTTTTCTACACGGAAATGACTATTTTATTCTTGGAAAtcgatgactttttttcctcccaaaaatacACATAATGTAACTGTAGCACTTAAATCTTgtattaccacttttttttctccccccaaaaataaaacaaaaatcattcatAGTCATATTATTGTGGTACAAATACTCCaggggggggaacaaaatacAAAGTGCAAATGACACCAGTTTGCAATTTATTTGAGCTTTAGTGTTAcatatgtaaacatgaatattacacatttgtttttcgcagaggagggaaaaaaacaagatggcCTATGCTACAAATGTGTAacacttttgtttgctttgGCCAGCCCATAAacaaatgtgtgcgtgtgtgtgtgtgtgtgtttgtttgaggAAATACCAGGCGACAATGGCTGCCACATTAGCAGTATTAATATAATACACGCTGTTCCTCCCATACGTCTTGTCGTCGGGTAGAATTTACCAAGTGGACACCGATTTTTAGAGTCCCCGCTAAGCTACTTTccaaccaataataataataagcgcAGAAACTGTACAGGAATGTGTTAAGATGAGGACAAACCAAATGTAATTGAAATAGATTGTCAACTCAGCtgatgtgagtgtgcgtgtgtgtgtgcgtgtgtgtgtgtgtgtgcgttgcgTTACAATAATGCCACGTGACGTTACCGTGCCGACGGGATTGGCGTCAAAAGAAATACCACGCCTTTTACAACTAAATATAATTCTTCTACTCAGTTCAAACTAAAAATACACTTGAATCTAAACAttgatatatattaatatattaaatttgtaatatttatactgtatgtatatatacatatatatatatatatatatatatatatatatatatatatatatattataatacaaATGAAGTCATCATATAAAGTATCAAACATTGGAAgcctttaaaaaacattaagaCACAAGAAGGCTTTTGGCCTCCAGTTTGCAAGCAGTGCACTGTGcaggtgtgtgcgcgtgtgtatatgcgtgtgtgtgcgcgcgcgcgtgtgttctTAATGCGGACGTTTTGTTTGAGCCACACTACAATGCAGACTTTCCCCCCTTTGTGACCGTGACTTTACGTAAACGCGTATGTTTAGATGTGTGTGACGCGTCGGGGGTCTGTCCCGGAGGCGTGAGTGAGTTCAGTACTTCCCGTGCGGTCTCGGTTCACAGCGCCGTCTCTTTCAGGTCGTTGAGGTTGGCCATGCGGGACCTGGAGGGGCGCCCGAAGCCGTGCCCGTTCTGGCCCCCTTTGACGGCCATCTGCTCGGGGTACGGGTTGCCGGCGTGCCAGCCGGGCTCCAGCTGCGGGTAGGCCGACTGTCTGCTCTTCATCTGCGGCGTGTTGACGCCCGGGTGGCCGCGCCCGTCGGAGAAGGCCCCCTGGGGGAcggaggcggggccgggcaGCGGCTGGTAGCGCATGTCGGACGCCGCCGTCTGGTTggacgaggacgaggagagGTGCAGGAGTTTGCGCAGCGACTTCAGCGGTTGGCTCTGGGAggacgacaaaaaaaataaaatacgcaAGAAGGGATCTATCAGAATAACAGCCTCGACATGGCGGGCGGGGGTGGCATCTTTtcccactgaaataaatggaaatgccattcatctgttccagcttccccgaaaaaaaaaggcaaaaaatgtttggaaggtGTTTTTAATTAGACAGACACCACTATATCATTTCCTACTTGATAAAAACACACCGTTATGacgtaattaaatagaatgtaaagaactcTTAAAGggtttttgccacatttctgcttcagttcaatggacattgcgctgctccttctggtgggcACCCCTTGGCCACCCGGAGGCAGTAGAATTCAGACATACTGTTAAACGAAGACGCTCTCAGCTCCGAAGGGCTGGTACACGCGAGCATTTTAcaaatctttgtttttaatctgtGACAGAcacgaagacaaaaaaaacaaaaaaaacaaaaaaaatcagccatgtAAGAGTTTTGGTCGGACTGTGTGTGGTGCGCtgcgataatctcaacacagaacaccacacacacggAAAGATTCTGTTCCGCCGCCGAGCTCGAAATCCCGCCTGATCACACACCTGAAGAGAAACGCTACGAAATGACGAGATTAGACGGTTGGGAATAAATTGATGACATCTCACAGCGCAAATATCACGACGCCGTTGTAAACATAAGCCGGCGTCTCGACAGACGGGACGTACCGGCGAGTGGGAGTCGGCCATCTTGTCGGCCCACTCCTTGTCCCGCTCGCGCTCGCGGCTCTTGTCGCGGCTCCGGTGGCGGCCGCTCTGGTGGGAGCGCGACGACTTCTGCAGGACCGCCTCCTCGCTGGGGACCTGGCAACGCAAATACAAACTGCGGCagcttgaaaatataaaaacagaatgcaaagaaataagGCTTTAATAAGTGCCATTCATGTCAATAGTGTAGTAttcatgtgttggatgtgtgccctTAAAGGGGCGTGGccaagtgagtgacatcaggaggtGGAGTCGTGCGTGTGAGCATCTGGACATGAGTCGTGGTCTCCAGCAGCTCCGTCCGAGtcttctcattttgtaaatgtggTTTTTGACTGTTTGTTAAACGGCTAAAATGCatcggtgactgtggctctccttgcccacatgcaagggcatcaCAGTACCTTaactgctccattttttttatttttattttttaacatggcGTTCAACTTAAAACGTTGCctacactgttaaaaaaaaaagtacagaattAGAAATGGtgacagtttattttattatttcacttgacattatttccaatgggaaCATGACAAGTATCCAGAACAGCATTCTAGCAACTTCCAGCTCTGACGGAGtgttctgtatgtgtgtgcgtgcgtgcgtgtgtgtgtgtgtgtgtcacagtaGCAGTAAATGAGAAGCTAAAAATACGCCCGGCTGCTTCCTGCCGGCCAGATTGCGTTTATTTGCCTCCTCGCCCAAACTTGACAACGAAGCAGcagccaaaaagaaaaaaagagccccTCAAAGCCCCGTTCCCACAGCTGATCAGGAACTGTACACGTTTTatgtcacatttcaaattcctGTGGCAATAACTtgtctttcctttttttgtaatcatcaCACTTTTCTCTCCCCGTCATCAccggtaactttttttttcacttggtagattttttttttcttctggcaAATTTTCATTTGACGTTTGCGTGAGCTTCAGACACGCCACCGCTAGACGGCgccagcaaacttcacaacatctGGCCAACGTAAATTCATGTTGCgctcacatttaaaaattttttttgggcaggTATTTGACCAATTTTGTCGTCGCTGTCTCCTGGACGTTCCGGGAACGTCCCACTGGCGGGAGGCtacggggacgacccgggacgcGCCGGAGAGACTGCGTCTCTCGGCCAggccgggaacgcctcgggatcccccaggcagagctggacgaagtggctggggagagggaagtctgggcttccctgctaaaacaacggcccccgtgacccgacctcagctaagtggaagaaaatggatgaatggatggaagattGAATATCTGGCACTGTAATGCTTTGGTGCggaaggaactggtcagccacgaAGGTAAGTGTGTGCAGGTTTATTTCTGGCGAGGGTGTAGCCAACTCACCATCTGaggctttttcttctttttctttattgctcTGAAGAAACCCTGCTTCTCTTTCTCCTTGGACGGCTCGGCGGTATTCAGCACCACGGTGTCCGGGCCCGTCCTCGGACGGGAAGAGAGCGTGTTAGGGCAGATACGGTCCGAAAGAGAAGCGGAGTTTGACGGTGGGCGTTGGTTTGAGGGGCTTACCAGGGGTCAAAGGCGGGCTGGCGTTTGGAGTGGTTGGCCAGACTGCCGCCGTCGCCCGCCATGCCCGAGCCTCGGGCCTGAGAGCGGCCGTCGTGGAAGGAGTTGTCTGGCCGAGGAGAAGGGACTGTTCAACAAACACCACAGAGACCATCACTTGCCTTTTACAAGACAAGAACACTATACcgtgatccaaagcataccacattatacagtatgtcaaacaCAGTTATCCATAGAAATGAAACATCATAATGCAGAGATGAATACACCCTTTGTCCAATGTCTTCATATCATGCTGTCCACATTGCACAGGAAAGTAAATCGCATCTCAATCTCCAAAGTATATTACATCTCATGTCCAATACCTACTGTATGCATCAATGGAAAGGAACGTTTCAcaatccaaagcataccacatcacaAGTCTAATATCTATCCGTCTCAGAAAGGAACAGCCAGTGATCCAAAGCATACTACCTATCATACCAATCACATTAATATCAATATCAATCATACCAAACAACCCACCTCTGTAGAAGCTTCCGACCTTGCGGGGCATGGACTCGCTGTAGATGTTGCGGTTCTCCTTGGAGGAGGCGCCGCCGCCGTCTTCGGCCTGAGGCTCGTGATACAGGCCCACCTGAGACACAAGCGCAGTCAACACAACGCAGGCCTCCGGTACCCCATTCATCATCATAATCGTCATCATAacttattcactgccattgacggatttagaagtcaaatatccatgttaactgggagggctggcagtgaatgagataAGTGTGCTgtactatatatactgtatatacggaCAATTTAAATAAGGTTTAAACTGTCACATTAGCGGAGCAGCAAAGCAGGCAGAGGATGAGGAGCGGGCATTTGACGGTAGATAGAGCCAGCTACAACACAAGAGAgaaacagaaagagagagagcaagtACAAGAGagctggaggggggggggggagtgaaaGAAAAAGGGATTTgacagagggagggagagagatgaGCTCAGGGAGAGGGAGAAAGGGAGAGAAAAAGAGCgacgagagagggagggagaaggagaaagagagagagggggtgCAAGGGAAGGGCGGTGCCAAGAGGGGGAGAGGAAGAGCGAAGAAGAGGgaaggagagagaaagagggatGATAGATAAAGTAGCAAGAGCTAGAGGGAGGAGAGATAAAGTGTGCCAGAGTGAGTGAGAACGAGGGACAGCGAGGGCGAAAGAGGGGGAGGGATGGGGAGAGATTGAAAGTGGGAGGAGAGAAAGAATGGCAGAGGAAGCGAAAGAGAGAGGGATAAATGGTGAAAGATAAAGGAAGAGAGTtgagtgagaaagagagaggggagggacaCAGAGAGGGAGTGAGACTGAGAAGGAGAGGGAGAACGTGAGTGAGGccaggagagcgagagagcgagtgATCCCTCCATCCGCACTGCAGCCCATCGCGCCACAATCAAAGTCGGACCTCGCTTTTTTGCCTCTGCGCGTGAAAGTTGTCCCTGGTGGTGGATTCCCTGATTGGGGGTCTGCTGTGGGGGGCCGCCTCAGGGGGGGCCTGATCGCTCtggacacaacacacacacacacacacacgcacacaacagcCAAGCGTCAACAACGGGAAGCGCACAACTACACGCaacaacacacaagcacacaacacAATGCAACAGCCCGCACTCGCGTATGTCGCACCTGGACATCCTACGGTCAACTTGCCCGCATTTTCTTCATGTCGCCGAGTCGCGATCGCGAGCCACTTTTACAGAAGCTCCTGAATGATCTAACCAAGAGctaggagtcatgccatatctcCTGTGGCAATACTCCGCATTTTCCTCACATCTGAGTCATTTCAAACGCAGAAGCCTCTTCTAAACATGCCGGTCTGCACAACTTTTACACCGGTTGCCAGCAGCGCGGGCAATCTGTTCCGCTCGAGTGAGCGAACACGGCGTCTAACacccgctatttgggatcttagtaaatcaggcccggAGTGTGTTTTATCTAAGTTgaattgtgtttaaaatgtgtgaaacaATTTTTGGAAAAGTTTTTCATACGGTCCCCAAGTTGCATATTTCCACCAATCGCGGCTAGGTCTGGAACGCATCCCCCGTCCGTGACGGACGTGGTGGTTTGACTGGAGAGGTGCGACTGACCCGGCTCATGTCCTCCTCCCTGGAGGCCGAGTGGCGAGGCAGCGTGCGGTGCTGCAGCTGCGGCGACAGTAGCTGCAGGCTGCTGGCGCGGGTGGGCACCCCCTGCCCCACCAGCAGTCCATCGTCGCCCCCGTGAGTCCTCTGGTGGTCCCGCCGCACGTACATGGAATGACGGTGGGGCCTCTGCTGGGACGAGAAGGGGCTGCTGTAACCCTGAGCGTAAGGTTCGTGCGGGGCCGACAGGGAATGCCCGTGGCTCCTTTCTCCGCCGCCGCCCTCGCTCGGGTCCAGGCCGTCCGGCGACTCCTTGCGGCGGGCGGACGAGCGGCGGTAGGAAGAGTCCAGGGTGTTGCTCTCGCGCTCGGTGCGCGTGCTCCCTCGCCGGTCCGAGCGCCGAACCGCCGGGCTGCTGGGCGCCGTCAGGTCCAGGCAGCTGGAGGGGAAGTAGCGGGCGGCGGGCTCATCGGCGTACAGGTGCACGTCGTTCAAGTTGCCCACCGACTTGGCGTCGCTGAGCGTGCCGTAGCTCTTGGACAGGTTCAGGTAGGAGAACTTGGGCGCGGGGGCCTCCATGTAGTTGTGGCGGCCGTGCTTCTCCCCCGACTGGAGGGTACTGGTCTTGCCCTCCACGAAGGAGTGGCGGTGCTGCTGCAATCGGAAGTTGGACTTGAGGTACTTGGCCCCGGGGCCGTCGGAGCCTTTGGGGCCCGGGCCGACGTCGAAGTCGCCCTTGTTGGCCTCGGCGGGGCTGAGCAGGTGGGGCAGGTCCACGCCGCAAGAGGCAGAGTGGTTGAACATCTGCGGCGGGTAGCTCTTTGGGTGCAGGGTGGGGCTCAGGTTGATGGGCGCCGGCAGGTTGCCGTTGAGGAAGCCCCCGGGGCCGCCGCCCTCGCCGCTGTTGCCGGCGGGGTGGAGGTCCTCGTGGCGCGGCAAGCTGGAGCAGTCGCGCGTGCTGGAGCGATGGCTGCCCGAGCTCTTCGGGCCGTGATTCCTGGGGTCAAGACAGTCGCTGAGTGAGTAAGGAAACCAGGCAGTCGGTCAGACGGTCAACGTAAATAAGAAGCTAAGGAAGTAGATGTAAGTCGGTCAGTCAGTCAGTAAAAGTTCTACTCAGTCGGTAAAGTCAGTCAGTCACTAACTAAAAGTAAGTTAAAGTAAAAGTATGGAAGTaagcatacttggcaaataaagatgattctgattctgattctgacaaaaCAAGTCTGTGTAAATCCATCAGTAAATGTTCGTAAGAACAAAAGGGAGGTAAAAGTATAAAAGAAAGAACAAGAATGAAAGTAAAACTTGGTAAGTTAGTCAGTGAGTAAATAAAAGTCAAAGCACgtgagtaaaagtaaagtaaaagtcGGTTTGTTAGTAGGAAGTCAGTTAGCAAAACAAAGTAAAGAAAAAGTAAGTCCATTTTATTTAgacagtgataccttgacttacaagtgcttCCAGTTACGAGCTGTTGCTCAGTCAATTTTGTGCTTTGTGTGGCGAGCAGCAAAACAATAATTGAACAAAATATCGATCATAAAAATCATTTACTTACACACAATTACtaataatgacaaatatgtcatatatgtatattttcaagatttgtAAAACGAATGCAATCTAGTTTTAGAGTGATTTAAAAATCTAAACTGATCTGAAAATCCTTCCATGAGCCAACGTGTGACCAATAGCGTCTACGAGCTGAGCTACTTCTCGCCGCTTTAGGCGTTTCTTTGGCGCTGACCTGCTGGGGGTGGTGTCTCCGTGGTGGGGCTTCCTCTTGGAGGAGCGCACGGGCGTGGGCGTGGGGGGCCCGGGCCGCTCCACCAGCCGCAAGTTCTGGAAGGCGTGGTGGTTGAGGCTTTGCTCCGTCAGGAAACGCTCGGCGTGGCTGAGCAGGAGAAGACTCTGCAAGGCACAACAGGGACCGTCGTGCTCTCCTGACGCACCGCCGTGATCGTACAAAATACCTTGAGCAGGTCCAACAGGGCTCCGCCGATGATTCCCAGGTATCTGCGCTCCAGTGTTTGTGGGTGGTTTACAGCAGGGAACTAAGAGAAGGCGATCAATAAGACACAAGAGCAAGACCGATACCGTTACTGATACAAGTGTCATGAAAGCACttcaattgttaaaaataatacGTAAATAAATCGGTATCAGTACCATGATACTGGCCCTGTTTTTCCACAGTATCGATACCAAAACATGCAGTACCCCACACTGCTAGTAGAGTGGCAATCTGATGACACatctatattaaaaataatatcagTACAGTACGGTgtatgcggggggggggggggggggggggaaacattttaaatcactACCTAAATGCAGTTtcgttgtatttaactttaacttTAAGTTGAATACATTTGCATCTTTCACTCATTGCTGTCATGGACATGATGAGTTGGCAAGTTGAATCCAAACATTTACATATGCCAAGTACGTTTTTCGAGAGGGTCTCGCCAAGCTTGTATAAAATTCTGCTtggtaaaccactgtaatgactaagaggtccctgtagatggcagcgctgcattgctttggatttgtgATCCGCAATCAATGTTCTATTGCTGATTCTTAAAGAACAGAAATGGCTCATCAACGTTTTTTGGGGTTGAAAAAACAGCGTCGACTCTTTATTTTTGaggcttatattgtcacagaacacaatactcaaaatggattttttaaaaatgggttgGAAATATAGGGAACCCTGACTTGATCTTGGCACTGCCACTGCTGGCAGTGAAAGAGTTAAAAACTCGGCGCTACTGGCCCTGTGCGTGTCAACGCCAACTCTCACTTTATTGCACATCACTAGGAGAGTGCCAATTTGGTGATGGATTCACCATGATGACTAAAAAATATGGTCGTGTACACGTGTCGACGGATAACAAATCTTGCCTGATCGCATATCACTAGTAGAGTGTCGAGGGACGACAAGAGACAAGGTTGTGGCTTTGTCTTTGTTCCCCTGAGAGAACATGTAACAACGGCGAGTGCTTGATGTTTATTCACGTCCGCTCAGAGGCGGCAACATTAtttgacatttcaaaatgtgtgttGTCGAGCGTAATAGgaaagtgggggtgggggtgtatTGGGGGACCATCAGGGATTGACAAAAGGGAGCTATATGCAAAGTGATCATTATGCATCCCCGAGGCGTGGGCACGCTAAAGGAAAAGGAAGGACGATCCGGCTTCCATTGACACATGATACACCATGAGTCACTGCCATCCAATCAGTCACGCCACAGCCAGAGGAATAATGACTAAAAGAAATGTTTCAAAAAACAAGCTGCAGAGTGTGTGAGGAGCAAGATGGAGAGAAGAAAAGGAGTGACGGAAGACGGAGGCGAAACggcgcgtgtgtgttttttcttttttttttttacccgcaGCCCGTGGAAGCGCGGGTTGCTGTAGAAGAGCTTCATCTGCTCGGGAGGAAGAGGGCCCAGAACTTTCTGGATGGTGAAGAGCTGGTCGATCTCGCTCTCCCCCGGGAAGAGGGGCTGCCCGTCGCTCAGCTCGCCCAGGATGCAGCCCACCGACCACATGTCCACCGCCTTGCCGTACGGAGCCCTGGAAAGAGGGTAAGAAGAGACACCACACAGGAAGTAGGACTCGCCGATCAGTGACATTTTCATCATAGAATTA carries:
- the LOC133405996 gene encoding cyclin-dependent kinase-like 5 isoform X4, which codes for MNKFEVLGIVGEGAYGVVLKCRHKDTNEIVAIKKFKDSEENEEVKETTLRELKMLRTLKQENIVELKEAFRRRGKLYLVFEYVEKNMLELLEELPNGVPTEKARSYIYQLIKAIHWCHKHDIVHRDIKPENLLISSDDVLKLCDFGFARNLSEGTDANYTEYVATRWYRSPELLLGAPYGKAVDMWSVGCILGELSDGQPLFPGESEIDQLFTIQKVLGPLPPEQMKLFYSNPRFHGLRFPAVNHPQTLERRYLGIIGGALLDLLKSLLLLSHAERFLTEQSLNHHAFQNLRLVERPGPPTPTPVRSSKRKPHHGDTTPSSDCLDPRNHGPKSSGSHRSSTRDCSSLPRHEDLHPAGNSGEGGGPGGFLNGNLPAPINLSPTLHPKSYPPQMFNHSASCGVDLPHLLSPAEANKGDFDVGPGPKGSDGPGAKYLKSNFRLQQHRHSFVEGKTSTLQSGEKHGRHNYMEAPAPKFSYLNLSKSYGTLSDAKSVGNLNDVHLYADEPAARYFPSSCLDLTAPSSPAVRRSDRRGSTRTERESNTLDSSYRRSSARRKESPDGLDPSEGGGGERSHGHSLSAPHEPYAQGYSSPFSSQQRPHRHSMYVRRDHQRTHGGDDGLLVGQGVPTRASSLQLLSPQLQHRTLPRHSASREEDMSRSDQAPPEAAPHSRPPIRESTTRDNFHAQRQKSEVGLYHEPQAEDGGGASSKENRNIYSESMPRKVGSFYRVPSPRPDNSFHDGRSQARGSGMAGDGGSLANHSKRQPAFDPWTGPDTVVLNTAEPSKEKEKQGFFRAIKKKKKKPQMVPSEEAVLQKSSRSHQSGRHRSRDKSRERERDKEWADKMADSHSPSQPLKSLRKLLHLSSSSSNQTAASDMRYQPLPGPASVPQGAFSDGRGHPGVNTPQMKSRQSAYPQLEPGWHAGNPYPEQMAVKGGQNGHGFGRPSRSRMANLNDLKETAL